The following are from one region of the Bradyrhizobium sediminis genome:
- a CDS encoding lysylphosphatidylglycerol synthase transmembrane domain-containing protein: MRRILLSAAKILISAALLYLALRKVNFYELASRFNVASLGWIGLAIAVSFLQIFVGVLRWREISAECGAPLGTAQAMRYNVIGTFFNQTLPSSIGGDAVRLWLLARAGAGWRAATYSIFVDRAIGLIALAVIIVASLPWSYKLISDPHGRSALLFVDLAALAGGAGFLILGRLPWLWLKRWWGTHHLHACSVIANRVIFSRQRGPKIAVLSSLVHVLTIVIAWCVVQSIAAPVVFGQIFQLIPPVMLITMLPISIAGWGVREATMGLAFGYAGLVTSEGVNISLLFGAVSFIVGACGGLVWIFSAEKAFQGSAAVKIPE; this comes from the coding sequence ATGCGCCGGATACTGCTTTCAGCGGCAAAAATACTGATCTCCGCGGCGCTGCTTTATCTCGCGCTCCGCAAGGTCAATTTTTACGAACTCGCCTCGCGCTTCAACGTCGCGAGCCTGGGCTGGATTGGCCTCGCCATTGCGGTGTCGTTCCTGCAGATCTTCGTCGGCGTGCTGCGCTGGCGCGAGATCAGCGCAGAATGCGGCGCGCCGCTCGGAACCGCGCAGGCGATGCGCTACAACGTCATCGGGACGTTCTTCAATCAGACACTGCCGTCCTCGATCGGCGGCGACGCGGTGCGGCTATGGCTGTTGGCGCGCGCCGGCGCCGGATGGCGCGCCGCGACCTACTCCATCTTCGTCGACCGCGCGATCGGCCTGATCGCGCTTGCGGTCATCATCGTGGCAAGCCTGCCATGGAGTTACAAGCTGATCAGCGATCCCCATGGCCGATCGGCGCTGCTGTTCGTCGATCTCGCCGCCCTTGCGGGCGGAGCGGGATTCCTGATTCTTGGCAGGTTGCCATGGCTTTGGCTGAAGCGGTGGTGGGGCACGCATCACCTGCACGCCTGCTCGGTAATCGCCAACCGCGTCATCTTCAGCCGGCAGCGCGGACCAAAAATCGCGGTGCTGTCGTCGCTGGTCCACGTTCTCACCATCGTCATCGCCTGGTGCGTGGTGCAGTCGATCGCGGCGCCGGTCGTGTTCGGCCAGATCTTCCAGCTGATTCCGCCGGTGATGCTGATCACCATGCTGCCGATCTCGATCGCCGGCTGGGGCGTCCGCGAGGCCACCATGGGCCTGGCGTTCGGATATGCCGGGCTGGTGACAAGTGAAGGCGTGAACATCTCGCTGCTGTTCGGAGCAGTGTCCTTCATCGTCGGCGCCTGCGGCGGGCTGGTATGGATTTTCAGCGCGGAAAAGGCATTTCAGGGTTCGGCCGCAGTCAAAATCCCAGAATAG
- the rfaE1 gene encoding D-glycero-beta-D-manno-heptose-7-phosphate kinase — MFDFEALSHAIASRTVICVGDLMLDEFVYGEVSRISPEAPAPVIAVQRSEINIGGAGNVARNIASLGARCIFVGLIGDDDSGATLKSALAQEGRIESVLVCDPSRPTTRKVRFVSEHFSTHMLRADWELAQPAAADIEQKLIDAILPQLARADIVLLSDYAKGVLTARVIRNVIDAARKLGKRVIVDPKSANFAIYRGATLLTPNRKEFAAATRSRADTEDSIAVAAQDAMQLADCEAILVKQSEHGMTLVPRKGEAIHVPAHPVKVRDVSGAGDTVAAALAVALAAGADWETALRMANAAAAVAVGKKGTASVTPAELRRKILPHAFLAAEEKIVATGGGLDAQLSDWRKQGLRVGFTNGCFDILHPGHVKVLTAARAACDRLIVGLNSDASVKRLKGEGRPVQDERARAEVLAALEAVDLVVVFEEDTPLKLIEQIKPSILVKGGDYTREQVVGHEIVTVGGGEVLLVDVLQGFSTSSLIGRARKVDR, encoded by the coding sequence ATGTTCGATTTTGAAGCCCTGTCGCATGCGATTGCCAGCCGGACGGTGATCTGCGTCGGCGATCTCATGCTCGACGAATTCGTCTATGGCGAGGTATCGCGTATTTCGCCGGAGGCGCCTGCGCCGGTGATCGCGGTCCAGCGCAGCGAGATCAATATCGGCGGTGCCGGCAATGTCGCGCGCAACATCGCCTCGCTCGGCGCACGCTGCATCTTTGTCGGACTGATCGGCGACGACGATTCGGGCGCGACGCTTAAATCGGCGCTGGCGCAGGAAGGCAGAATCGAAAGCGTGCTGGTGTGCGATCCCTCGCGGCCGACGACGCGGAAGGTGCGCTTCGTCTCCGAGCATTTCTCCACCCACATGCTGCGCGCGGACTGGGAACTGGCACAGCCTGCGGCAGCGGATATCGAGCAGAAACTGATCGACGCCATCCTGCCGCAGCTCGCCCGCGCCGACATCGTGCTGCTGTCCGACTACGCCAAGGGCGTGCTCACGGCTCGCGTGATCCGCAACGTCATCGACGCTGCGCGAAAGCTCGGCAAGCGCGTGATCGTCGATCCCAAGAGCGCCAATTTCGCGATCTACCGCGGGGCGACGCTGCTGACGCCCAACCGCAAGGAGTTCGCGGCGGCGACCCGCAGCCGCGCCGATACCGAAGACAGCATTGCGGTCGCAGCCCAGGATGCGATGCAGCTGGCCGACTGCGAAGCCATCCTGGTGAAGCAGAGCGAACACGGCATGACGCTGGTGCCGCGCAAGGGCGAGGCCATCCACGTGCCGGCGCATCCGGTCAAGGTGCGCGACGTCTCCGGCGCCGGCGACACCGTTGCCGCGGCGCTGGCGGTGGCGCTGGCGGCGGGGGCCGATTGGGAGACCGCGCTGCGGATGGCGAATGCGGCGGCCGCGGTGGCCGTCGGCAAGAAGGGTACCGCCAGCGTGACGCCGGCGGAACTGCGGCGCAAGATTCTGCCGCACGCTTTCCTCGCGGCGGAGGAAAAGATCGTGGCGACAGGCGGTGGCCTCGACGCGCAGCTTTCGGATTGGCGCAAGCAGGGATTGCGGGTCGGCTTCACCAACGGCTGTTTCGACATCCTGCATCCCGGCCACGTCAAGGTCTTGACCGCGGCGCGCGCCGCCTGCGACCGGCTGATCGTCGGTCTCAACAGCGACGCATCGGTGAAGCGGCTGAAGGGCGAGGGGCGTCCGGTCCAGGACGAGCGCGCCCGCGCCGAGGTGCTGGCGGCGCTGGAGGCGGTCGATCTCGTCGTTGTCTTTGAAGAGGACACGCCGCTCAAATTGATCGAGCAGATCAAACCGAGTATTTTGGTCAAGGGTGGCGACTACACCCGCGAGCAGGTCGTCGGGCACGAGATCGTTACGGTCGGCGGCGGTGAAGTGTTGCTCGTTGACGTGCTCCAGGGCTTCAGCACGTCATCGCTGATCGGACGGGCGCGCAAGGTAGACAGATGA
- a CDS encoding nucleoside-diphosphate sugar epimerase/dehydratase: protein MPPAYFEHSINSLRRLTWRNLLIAVHDAVVTTIAVLASFYLRFEGQEFLVRIPLLFLILPCFVAFSVVVCYVFNLTTTKWRFVSLPDVLNILLVATVLTLTLLVIDYIFLAPNIYGSFFLGKTTMLIYWFLEVAFLSGSRLAYRYFRYSRTLNRARALDAVPTLLIGRAADAEIFLRAVESGAVKHLWPVGVLSPSRADRGQTIRGMPVLGGIDDLNEILNEFIKHQKPVERIVMTPSAFEPDSQPDSVLMLSRRLGLIVSRLPSLEESREMPQLAPVAVEDLLLRPSETIDYNRLETLVRNKSIAVTGGGGSIGSELCNRVVAFGASRLLIIENSEPALYAISESLTSKNRIAVIEGRIADIRDRDRMLRLMEEFKPDIVFHAAALKHVPILERDWSEGVKTNIFGSMNVADAALAAGAEAMVMISTDKAIEPVSMLGLTKRFAEMYCQGLDRELAAQVKEKPPMRLISVRFGNVLASNGSVVPKFKAQIEAGGPVTVTHPDMVRYFMTIREACDLVITAASYALTPARRDVSVFVLNMGQPVKIVDLAVRMIRLSGLEPYHDIDIIFTGMRPGERLNEILFAKEEPTIEIGLSGILAAKPNEFPLEMLRRWIATLAEAIANEDKAAIRSILKHAVPEFRSNTISISD from the coding sequence ATGCCCCCCGCTTATTTTGAACATTCAATAAATAGCCTTCGACGCCTGACCTGGCGCAACCTGCTCATTGCTGTTCACGATGCTGTAGTCACGACTATCGCGGTTCTCGCGAGCTTCTACTTGCGTTTCGAGGGACAGGAATTTCTAGTTCGGATTCCTCTCCTGTTTTTGATTTTGCCTTGTTTCGTCGCGTTTAGCGTCGTTGTTTGTTACGTCTTCAATCTGACCACAACAAAGTGGCGATTTGTTTCTCTTCCGGATGTTCTCAATATTTTACTCGTGGCGACCGTGCTGACGCTGACCCTTCTCGTCATCGATTATATTTTCCTTGCGCCCAATATCTATGGGTCGTTTTTCTTAGGCAAGACGACGATGCTGATCTACTGGTTTCTTGAGGTTGCCTTCCTCAGTGGATCTAGGCTGGCGTATCGTTATTTTCGCTATAGTCGCACCCTCAACCGAGCAAGAGCTCTGGACGCGGTGCCGACGCTGCTAATCGGCCGGGCTGCCGACGCAGAGATTTTCCTTCGCGCGGTCGAGAGCGGCGCTGTGAAGCATCTCTGGCCCGTTGGCGTACTCTCTCCGTCCAGGGCTGACCGCGGGCAAACGATACGTGGTATGCCGGTGCTCGGGGGAATTGATGATCTCAACGAGATTTTGAACGAGTTCATCAAGCATCAGAAACCTGTTGAACGTATCGTTATGACGCCATCGGCTTTCGAGCCGGACTCTCAACCGGATTCGGTTCTCATGCTGAGTCGCAGGCTGGGGCTGATCGTCAGTCGTCTCCCCTCGCTCGAGGAGAGCAGGGAGATGCCGCAGTTGGCTCCTGTTGCGGTGGAGGACCTGTTGCTTCGTCCAAGCGAGACGATCGACTACAATCGACTTGAGACTTTGGTGAGAAACAAGTCGATCGCGGTGACCGGTGGTGGCGGATCAATCGGATCTGAGCTCTGTAATCGTGTTGTTGCGTTTGGCGCAAGCAGATTGCTGATTATCGAGAATTCCGAGCCTGCACTTTACGCTATCAGCGAATCCCTGACGAGCAAGAATCGCATCGCCGTGATTGAAGGCCGAATTGCCGATATTCGTGACCGTGATCGAATGCTTCGCCTAATGGAAGAATTCAAACCTGATATCGTCTTTCATGCAGCAGCCCTCAAACATGTACCGATTCTTGAGCGCGACTGGAGCGAAGGTGTCAAGACGAATATTTTTGGATCGATGAACGTCGCAGATGCGGCATTGGCTGCGGGCGCTGAAGCGATGGTTATGATATCGACCGACAAGGCAATCGAACCGGTTTCCATGCTTGGTCTAACCAAACGCTTCGCTGAGATGTACTGTCAAGGACTTGATCGCGAACTTGCGGCGCAGGTGAAAGAAAAGCCCCCGATGAGGCTAATCTCGGTGCGGTTCGGAAATGTGCTGGCTTCGAACGGATCGGTCGTACCGAAATTCAAGGCGCAGATCGAGGCAGGTGGGCCAGTAACTGTCACCCACCCGGATATGGTGCGTTATTTCATGACGATCCGCGAAGCGTGCGATCTGGTCATAACGGCGGCGAGCTATGCATTGACGCCGGCGCGCCGGGATGTGTCGGTGTTTGTTTTGAACATGGGCCAGCCGGTCAAGATCGTTGATCTTGCTGTGCGAATGATCCGTCTATCCGGACTTGAACCGTATCACGATATCGACATCATTTTCACCGGCATGCGGCCGGGAGAGCGGTTGAACGAAATCCTTTTTGCGAAAGAAGAGCCGACGATTGAGATCGGCTTGTCGGGGATCCTGGCGGCCAAGCCGAACGAATTTCCCCTGGAGATGTTGCGCCGATGGATCGCCACGTTGGCGGAGGCGATTGCAAACGAGGACAAGGCGGCCATTCGTTCAATTTTAAAGCACGCGGTGCCTGAGTTCAGATCCAATACTATTTCTATCTCAGATTGA
- a CDS encoding NAD-dependent epimerase, with translation MADQTILVTGAAGFIGFHVARRLLAEGREVFGLDSLNSSYDPALKQARLSILRENPRFDFVQTDLADRRSMASLFQQHRFEVVVHLAAQPGVRYSIDNPHAYVDANLEGFVNVLEGCRHNGCRHLIYASSSSVYGVNAKLPFSVDDRTDHPISFYAATKKANEVMAYSYSHLYRLPVTGLRFFTIYGPWGRPDMAVFLFTKAIVEGTPIKLFNHGRMRRDFTHVDDVSRVVLRLVDRVPASEGETGVPPAKLYNVGNNHPEELMHVVSILEKELGRTAIKDMLPMQPGDVMETFADVDDLMRDFGFRPETSIEAGLRDFVAWYRSHYKV, from the coding sequence ATGGCGGATCAAACAATATTGGTCACGGGTGCGGCCGGCTTTATCGGCTTTCACGTTGCCCGCCGGTTGCTGGCGGAAGGCCGCGAGGTTTTTGGTCTGGACAGCCTCAACAGTTCTTACGACCCTGCCTTGAAGCAGGCGCGGCTGAGTATCCTGCGCGAAAATCCGCGGTTCGATTTCGTCCAAACCGACCTTGCGGACCGCCGGTCGATGGCGTCGCTGTTTCAGCAACACCGGTTCGAGGTGGTGGTTCACCTGGCGGCTCAGCCTGGCGTGCGCTATTCGATCGACAATCCTCACGCCTATGTCGACGCCAATCTCGAAGGTTTCGTCAACGTCCTGGAAGGATGCCGGCACAATGGATGCCGTCACCTGATTTATGCGTCGTCGTCGTCGGTATACGGCGTCAACGCGAAGCTGCCGTTTTCCGTCGATGACAGGACGGACCATCCGATCAGCTTCTATGCCGCGACCAAGAAGGCCAATGAAGTGATGGCTTATTCCTATAGCCATCTCTATCGCCTTCCGGTCACCGGCCTGCGGTTCTTCACTATCTACGGGCCGTGGGGACGGCCCGATATGGCGGTTTTCCTGTTCACCAAGGCCATCGTCGAGGGCACGCCGATCAAGCTTTTTAACCATGGCAGGATGCGGCGGGATTTTACCCATGTCGATGACGTCAGCCGTGTAGTATTGCGCCTTGTCGATCGGGTTCCGGCAAGTGAGGGTGAAACCGGAGTGCCGCCGGCCAAGCTTTACAATGTCGGTAACAATCACCCGGAAGAACTCATGCACGTCGTGTCAATTCTGGAGAAGGAGTTGGGCCGCACGGCGATAAAGGATATGTTGCCGATGCAGCCCGGCGACGTCATGGAGACTTTCGCGGATGTCGACGACCTGATGCGGGACTTCGGCTTCCGGCCCGAGACGTCCATCGAGGCTGGTCTGCGCGATTTCGTCGCGTGGTATCGCAGTCACTACAAGGTTTGA